In Daphnia magna isolate NIES linkage group LG5, ASM2063170v1.1, whole genome shotgun sequence, a single genomic region encodes these proteins:
- the LOC123472380 gene encoding uncharacterized protein LOC123472380: MGDTNERSCLPIFARIIATLIFVVMFSLTFRGALPILLGNNQTSHIFDKTTQLNDGNVPIAGNTDPPVPIESTPTNSFDTRFVTRLEIEHQLTPDDTSMDDEEFAPVTTSITVDRPIVEANSSTLTTPMTSLDIEPELSLSTVHFGPFSPKLEDIPLLGEFILIKDLGVFLPEDRSGYTIPNLEDVALLPMDSKTAVATSIEPQLNENKNNEFVVTADESALSTLVIEVVLLHDNQGVTFQMKQTSAETPTTTTLALPSFEVEADEVTPEISPTLERYEDVSNDLILQTTVPVSADEILNTAVLPSSRPTAVITRPAPFPDFVFSPKNRPLRPVITAEKVSAQHSYDFFTERVSYAKSVEICRQIGQGSRLLSIQAAHEERIVDAYVKSHQKEIFGYADEYSRYVWTGGYFDLESHLPYELRWVDHPTPTEASSFWNFCPESKDVQLVIDQALSLLKAQTSGASNLNPCDRRWAHVILDFTGHRIGRSCWQILDRDILSADGWKLPFICKR; encoded by the coding sequence atgGGAGATACTAATGAAAGGTCGTGCCTTCCTATTTTTGCCAGGATCATTGCGACACTCATATTCGTCGTCATGTTCTCTCTCACGTTTAGAGGGGCTCTGCCCATATTGCTTGGCAATAATCAAACCAGCCATATATTCGACAAGACCACTCAACTTAACGATGGAAATGTCCCAATAGCCGGAAACACTGACCCTCCTGTGCCGATCGAGAGCACACCAACCAACTCATTCGATACTAGATTTGTTACCAGGTTAGAGATCGAACATCAGTTGACACCTGACGATACCAGCATGGACGATGAAGAATTCGCACCTGTGACGACCAGCATTACTGTTGACAGACCGATTGTAGAAGCTAACAGTTCTACCCTAACAACTCCAATGACGTCTTTGGACATAGAACCTGAATTGTCCCTTTCGACAGTACATTTTGGACCTTTCAGTCCCAAATTGGAAGATATTCCTTTACTCGGCGAGTTTATCTTAATAAAAGACCTAGGTGTTTTTCTACCTGAAGACCGATCTGGGTACACCATTCCAAATCTCGAAGATGTTGCTCTTCTCCCCATGGACAGTAAAACTGCAGTGGCCACTTCGATAGAGCCCCAACTAAACGAAAATAAGAACAATGAATTCGTTGTTACAGCTGATGAATCTGCTCTTTCCACTCTGGTTATTGAAGTTGTTTTGCTACACGACAATCAAGGAGTCacatttcaaatgaaacaaacatCTGCTGAAACTCCTACTACAACAACACTTGCTTTACCTAGTTTCGAAGTTGAAGCGGATGAAGTAACTCCAGAAATAAGTCCGACTCTTGAGCGGTACGAAGATGTGTCAAACGACTTAATTCTGCAGACAACCGTTCCGGTCAGTGCTGATGAAATTCTTAATACTGCAGTTTTACCTTCATCGAGGCCGACGGCAGTTATAACGAGACCAGCTCCGTTTCCCGATTTTGTATTTTCACCGAAAAATCGCCCTCTTCGACCGGTAATCACGGCAGAGAAAGTATCGGCCCAACATAGTTACGATTTCTTCACGGAGCGCGTCAGTTACGCAAAAAGCGTTGAAATTTGTCGTCAGATCGGCCAAGGATCGCGTTTACTTTCGATCCAAGCAGCGCATGAAGAACGCATCGTAGATGCTTACGTGAAATCCCATCAGAAAGAAATATTTGGATATGCCGATGAATATTCGCGATACGTTTGGACGGGTGGTTATTTTGATTTGGAATCCCACCTACCATACGAATTGCGCTGGGTCGATCATCCGACACCAACGGAAGCCTCCTCTTTCTGGAACTTTTGTCCAGAATCGAAAGATGTCCAGTTGGTGATCGACCAGGCTTTATCCTTATTGAAAGCCCAAACATCCGGAGCGTCCAATCTGAATCCCTGCGACCGGCGCTGGGCTCACGTCATTCTGGATTTTACTGGCCACCGTATCGGTCGCAGTTGCTGGCAAATACTCGACAGAGACATCCTGTCAGCTGACGGCTGGAAGCTACCTTTTATCTgtaagagataa
- the LOC116923958 gene encoding fibroblast growth factor receptor — protein MEFFCILVWLISCWTIAQCNTPPTIVAERSWSLPENTAVGTRVNQFRGSDSDDDVLNFFVGSPSLLPGLRFLDGSPFFRVDSRSGAVYLKEPINGMRGQRLMIGAGVNDGVYNAKMDIVIQVTSSDGSELPPLDNRFNSFPLPASVNPPPILSSPISPGLPPRPPSPPALPGSSSKEVDFSNSFVAPPIKAVTERADWSITPSVPHKALASRMPQLGISETQPTEKTSTDDPGVVKADRIEPAITAVIVPVIVGVVLIVLAILGSSMIWMRSKRPRRASQGGPSSSINEEKETKIEAVKTISNTTTSSADQDEHALSLQHWTSKKAVSNRYESWHIGEIDQEWRNKNQTEDGWEFPRHRLHVISILGEGCFGQVWKCQALNIAGLEGSSFVAVKTLKESAADKERQDLLKELQVMKTLKPHPNIVTLLGCCTDKDPVFVIMEYVNGGKLQSFLRQSRADHYYGNLYGASSHLSSRDLTSFAYQVSRAMEFLNSKGIIHRDLAARNVLINEERVCKVADFGFARDIMGNNIYERKSEGRLPIRWMAPESLYDNVFSSKSDVWSFGVLLWEIVTLGSTPYPGMTADAVMRKVREGYRLEKPEHCKREVYNVMFYCWEKDADQRPAFTELVQLLEQLLMSETDYIELERFPDHSYYNMVPPSDEKV, from the exons ATGGAGTTCTTCTGCATCCTTGTTTGGCTTATCTCTTGTTGGACTATAG CTCAGTGCAACACTCCGCCCACCATCGTAGCTGAAAGATCTTGGAGTTTACCTGAAAACACAGCCGTCGGTACGCGGGTGAACCAATTCCGAGGGTCAGATTCGGACGACGACGTGCTCAACTTTTTCGTTGGATCACCTTCGTTGCTGCCTGGCTTGCGTTTCCTCGATGGCTCACCGTTCTTCCGCGTTGATTCTAGATCAGGTGCTGTTTATCTCAAGGAACCAATCAATGGAATGCGTGGCCAACGGCTCATGATTGGCGCCGGTGTCAACGATGGAGTCTACAATGCCAAAATGGATATCGTCATTCAAGTGACGTCATCTGACGGGTCTGAATTACCACCACTTGATAATCGTTTCAACTCCTTTCCGTTACCGGCCAGCGTTAATCCACCACCTATTCTTTCATCCCCCATCTCACCTGGTCTACCACCTCGACCTCCGTCACCGCCGGCTCTACCCGGTTCTTCATCAAAAGAAGTGGATTTTa GTAACAGCTTCGTGGCCCCACCAATTAAGGCAGTCACTGAACGGGCTGATTGGTCAATAACACCATCAGTACCGCACAAAGCTCTAGCTTCAAGAATGCCTCAGCTAGGTATCTCAGAGACTCAACCGACCGAGAAGACATCAACCGATGATCCAGGTGTAGTTAAAGCGGATCGCATTGAGCCTGCGATCACCGCTGTAATCGTACCGGTCATCGTCGGGGTCGTGCTGATTGTCTTGGCAATTCTGGGCTCTTCTATGATCTGGATGCGATCGAAACGTCCAAGAAGAGCCAGTCAAGGTGGTCCTTCGTCATCGataaatgaagagaaagaGACGAAAATTGAGGCTGTTAAGACTATAAGTAACACGACAACATCTTCAGCTGACCAGGATGAACATGCTCTCTCGTTACAGCATTGGACTAGCAAGAAAGCTGTCAGCAATCGCTACGAATCGTGGCATATAGGCGAGATCGATCAAGAATGG AGGAACAAGAACCAAACGGAAGACGGCTGGGAATTTCCTCGTCATCGGTTGCATGTCATTAGCATTCTGGGCGAGGGCTGTTTCGGCCAAGTTTGGAAATGTCAAGCACTCAACATCGCTG GGCTTGAAGGCTCGTCGTTCGTGGCCGTGAAAACGCTGAAAGAATCGGCTGCAGACAAAGAGAGACAGGACCTTCTTAAGGAACTTCAAGTCATGAAAACCCTCAAGCCCCATCCTAACATTGTAACCCTTCTCGGTTGCTGTACGGACAAAG ATCCTGTTTTCGTCATTATGGAATACGTAAACGGCGGTAAACTACAGTCCTTTTTAAGACAATCCAGGGCCGATCATTACTATGGCAACTTATATGGCGCCAGCAGCCACTTGAGCTCACGCGATCTCACTTCATTTGCCTATCAAGTATCTAGGGCCATGGAATTCTTAAACTCTAAAGGG ATTATTCATCGTGACCTGGCAGCTCGCAATGTACTCATCAACGAAGAACGTGTTTGCAAAGTTGCTGACTTTGGCTTTGCTCGCGATATTATGGGGAATAATATTTACGAGAGGAAATCGGAAGGTCGCCTACCCATACGCTGGATGGCACCGGAAAGCCTCTACGATAATGTATTTTCGTCCAAATCAGATGTCTGGAGTTTTG GCGTACTACTTTGGGAAATTGTTACGTTAGGCTCCACGCCTTACCCGGGCATGACAGCTGATGCGGTTATGCGAAAAGTTCGTGAAGGTTACAGACTCGAAAAGCCGGAACACTGCAAGAGGGAGGTGTATAACGTCATGTTTTATTGCTGGGAAAAAGATGCCGATCAGAGGCCAGCTTTCACAGAGCTTGTACAGCTACTTGAACAGTTGTTAATGTCCGAAACGGACTACATCGAGCTAGAGAGGTTTCCGGATCACTCTTACTATAACATGGTTCCGCCGTCGGATGAAAAAGTCTGA
- the LOC116922839 gene encoding nibrin → MWFIQRKSDGQTVYLLNKEYDVGRRKCTIEVSDDLSVSRQHLKLTVDYSPLTQVSGQPTLKIMDLGSTYGVFINPSTTNTGKVEPKTWVNLEADSSFHFGVKNEWIVKWKNISVVCSALGSAERRRLNKELTMLGAESLSEWQHGITHLVTDKIMLTQKVLDSLLAAIPIVVVDFFEKWVSLLEQDSYSPLPDASQYTPQIGPALGQFGKQSFIPKEERKSLFLGKTFLFASSNELKSSMAIAAKRAGGNITSDFEAINTEGVVLMECANSPPDYARLVTSLSSRGERSIPQSEIGLAILSCSVEIYCNPRARLASEHSQGCSKPAKASFQCSFRDEETQLATQPFNHKKESEEPPCKRNKIENPTPESHQVHQPPTKRIHLDDEAAATCEIRPSDKDNDEILKRKSVKPKSGPLCSGRTNVSVKTEDRKNIMDLSVPQKLHAEFFSRQSSDSSSTLSTNVNPGETSHFQDTRHTTKSEVGKSIPACLPNKARKSFRSNDQKLKAVNQSVVRSAGLELTSTLPSNSQLKSLSRTSLNGTMGNDQSRSQWHGCSSPGKLNTSKLIVKTNLVRPEVFEKSSSQKSQNQLKETQVITRIKSMKIASLKEGKWTKK, encoded by the exons ATGTGGTTTATACAAAGGAAAAGTGACG GTCAAACTGTTTATCTGTTGAATAAGGAATATGACGTTGGTAGAAGGAAATGTACCATCGAAGTTTCCGACGATTTGTCCGTTAGTCGGCAACATTTAAAGCTCACCGTTGACTATTCCCCCCTAACACAG GTATCGGGCCAACCAACTTTAAAAATTATGGATTTAGGATCAACATATGGGGTATTCATTAATCCTTCTACAACAAATACTGGAAAAGTTGAACCAAAAACATGGGTTAATTTGGAAGCTGACTcatcatttcattttggaGTCAAGAATGAGTGGATAGTCAAATGGAAAAACATCTCTGTGGTGTGTTCGGCTCTTGGATCTGCTGAGAGAAGAAGACTTAACAAAGAGCTAACCATGTTGGGGGCTGAATCACTTTCTGAATGGCAGCATGGAATCACTCACTTAGTAACAGATAAAATCATGCTTACACAAAAG GTATTAGATAGCTTACTTGCTGCTATACCAATTGTGGTGGTGGACTTTTTTGAGAAATGGGTGTCACTCCTTGAACAGGATTCGTACAGTCCTCTACCTGATGCCTCACAATACACCCCACAAATTGGACCAGCTCTCGGACAGTTTGGCAAGCAAAGTTTCATTCctaaggaagaaagaaagtctctttttcttgggaagacttttctttttgcctcaTCTAATGAATTAAAATCATCCATGGCAATAGCTGCTAAAAGAGCTGGTGGAAACATCACAAGCGATTTCGAGGCTATTAATACTGAAGGCGTTGTGTTAATGGAATGTGCCAATTCTCCGCCGGATTATGCCCGGTTGGTTACGTCGTTATCGTCTCGTGGAGAACGGTCTATCCCGCAGAGTGAAATTGGTTTAGCCATTCTTTCCTGTTCTGTTGAAATATATTGCAATCCCCGTGCCCGCCTTGCAAGCGAACATAGCCAAGGTTGTAGTAAGCCTGCAAAAGCTTCCTTTCAGTGCAGCTTTCGTGATGAAGAAACTCAACTGGCTACACAACCTTTCAATCACAAAAAAGAGAGTGAAGAGCCACCTTGTAAAAGAAACAAGATTGAAAATCCAACCCCAGAAAGTCATCAAGTCCATCAACCACCCACCAAAAGAATTCATCTTGATGATGAAGCTGCTGCT ACCTGCGAAATTCGGCCTTCTGATAAAGACAATGATGAAATCCTGAAGAGAAAAAGTGTGAAACCTAAATCAGGGCCATTATGTAGCGGGCGAACCAATGTCAGTGTCAAGACTGAAGACCGCAAAAACATTATGGATTTATCCGTCCCACAGAAACTGCATGCGGAATTTTTTAGTCGACAATCGTCTGACTCATCTAGTACTTTGTCCACCAATGTAAATCCTGGTGAAACTAGTCATTTTCAAGATACTAGACATACGACTAAGTCGGAAGTTGGAAAAAGCATACCTGCATGTTTACCTAACAAAGCTCGTAAGAGCTTTCGATCGAATGATCAAAAATTGAAAGCAGTAAATCAGTCCGTTGTGCGCTCTGCGGGCTTGGAGCTTACAAGCACATtgccttccaacagccaattGAAATCGCTCAGTAGGACATCTTTAAATGGCACAATGGGAAATGATCAGAGCAGAAGTCAGTGGCATGGTTGTAGCAGCCCAGGAAAGTTAAATACATCGAAACTGATTGTAAAAACCAATCTAGTTCGACCCGAGGTATTTGAAAAGTCAAGTTCGCAGAAGTCACAAAACCAGCTCAAA GAAACACAGGTTATTACTCGAATCAAATCAATGAAGATCGCTTCTCTGAAAGAGGGCAAGTGGACCAAGAAATGA
- the LOC116922901 gene encoding ras association domain-containing protein 4 isoform X1: MWSCHKCGKPVYFAERKQSMGYDWHPDCLKCEECGKILKPGQHAEHKGVSYCHVPCYGALFGPQLFGHGTRVESHKSFGKVENKTYGGITRTHLETTIKSYNHYHDVHGGSGGVKSREVNGRLVLEGVLRLYWGVQSAIQLKEDDDQRLPSNGGELKTHRKVSSGIFYQNSNISSVDESDSEDDSFCESSPINSKSSAAPNGSGYEKKTSVVLEANDLTKFNTVPSKLDPKQLKRDELDELMQVERDWKDHEKPYQTLPNNISLPPIEQVDVGTSKEPSSTVLAAEEDGASTTKFSALRRRPGRRFDKSKLRRRCSINGHYYNRETSVFTPPYGSTMSVWTTSLVNTQEVINMLLDKYRVECPASNFSLFVVKDNGERRRVKDDEYPLLLRVMQGPDESVSKLFLVESEGEGSHEVSAAVAQFLRLSDFELQSILRLYCEEEEREVQSIKNKHRELKRRIKKRMQELKVKL, from the exons aTGTGGAGTTGTCATAAATGTGGGAAGCCCGTGTATTTTG ctGAAAGAAAACAATCTATGGGATATGATTGGCATCCAGATTGTTTAAAATGTGAAGAGTGTGGAAAAATTTTGAAGCCAGGACAACACGCAGAG CATAAAGGTGTTTCCTACTGCCATGTCCCATG CTATGGAGCTTTATTTGGACCCCAATTATTTGGTCATGGCACACGAGTTGAATCAcataaaagttttggaaagGTTGAAAATAAAACCTATGGAGGAATAACAAG AACTCATCTTGAAACAACTATCAAGTCATACAACCATTATCATGATGTACATGGAGGCAGTGGAGGAGTAAAAAGTAGAGAAGTTAATGGAAGATTGGTGCTAGAAGGAGTGTTGCGATTATACTGGGGAGTCCAGTCAGCCATACAACTGAAAGAAGATGATGACCAACGTCTTCCCTCAAATGGCGGAGAATTGAAAACCCATAGAAAAGTCTCGAGTGGCATATTCTACCAG AATTCCAACATCTCATCGGTCGATGAGTCTGACAGTGAGGACGATTCTTTCTGTGAAAGTTCGCCAATAAATTCCAAGTCTAGCGCAGCTCCCAACGGTTCGGGGtatgagaaaaaaacgagCGTGGTTCTCGAAGCAAATGATTTAACAAAATTCAATACCGTACCATCTAAACTGGATCCTAAACAACTGAAGCGAGATGAATTAGACGAGCTTATGCAAGTAGAGAGAGATTGGAAAGATCATGAGAAACCATATCAGACTTTACCCAACAATATCTCGTTGCCTCCGATTGAA CAGGTAGACGTAGGAACGAGCAAAGAGCCGAGTTCAACAGTTCTTGCCGCTGAAGAGGACGGAGCTTCGACAACAAAGTTCTCTGCACTGCGACGTCGACCAGGCAGGCGTTTCGATAAATCGAAACTAAGGCGACGGTGTTCCATAAATGGGCATTACTATAACAGGGAAACCAGCGTTTTCACCCCTCCTTATG GTAGTACGATGAGTGTGTGGACTACATCCCTTGTAAATACTCAGGAAGTGATTAATATGCTTCTCGATAAATACCGCGTTGAATGCCCTGCTAGTAATTTTTCCCTATTCGTTGTCAAAGATAACGGAG AACGAAGACGAGTAAAGGATGACGAATACCCATTGCTATTGCGCGTGATGCAGGGACCGGACGAAAGCGTCTCCAAACTTTTTCTAGTGGAAAGCGAGGGTGAAGGTAGTCACGAAG TAAGTGCTGCCGTTGCCCAATTTTTACGCCTCAGCGATTTTGAACTGCAATCAATTTTACGACTTTACTGCGAGGAAGAAGAACGCGAAGTGCAATCGATCAAAAATAA GCATCGGGAACTGAAACGTCGCATTAAAAAACGAATGCAGGAACTAAAAGTTAAATTATAA
- the LOC116922901 gene encoding ras association domain-containing protein 4 isoform X2 has translation MWSCHKCGKPVYFAERKQSMGYDWHPDCLKCEECGKILKPGQHAEHKGVSYCHVPCYGALFGPQLFGHGTRVESHKSFGKVENKTYGGITRTHLETTIKSYNHYHDVHGGSGGVKSREVNGRLVLEGVLRLYWGVQSAIQLKEDDDQRLPSNGGELKTHRKVSSGIFYQNSNISSVDESDSEDDSFCESSPINSKSSAAPNGSGYEKKTSVVLEANDLTKFNTVPSKLDPKQLKRDELDELMQVERDWKDHEKPYQTLPNNISLPPIEVDVGTSKEPSSTVLAAEEDGASTTKFSALRRRPGRRFDKSKLRRRCSINGHYYNRETSVFTPPYGSTMSVWTTSLVNTQEVINMLLDKYRVECPASNFSLFVVKDNGERRRVKDDEYPLLLRVMQGPDESVSKLFLVESEGEGSHEVSAAVAQFLRLSDFELQSILRLYCEEEEREVQSIKNKHRELKRRIKKRMQELKVKL, from the exons aTGTGGAGTTGTCATAAATGTGGGAAGCCCGTGTATTTTG ctGAAAGAAAACAATCTATGGGATATGATTGGCATCCAGATTGTTTAAAATGTGAAGAGTGTGGAAAAATTTTGAAGCCAGGACAACACGCAGAG CATAAAGGTGTTTCCTACTGCCATGTCCCATG CTATGGAGCTTTATTTGGACCCCAATTATTTGGTCATGGCACACGAGTTGAATCAcataaaagttttggaaagGTTGAAAATAAAACCTATGGAGGAATAACAAG AACTCATCTTGAAACAACTATCAAGTCATACAACCATTATCATGATGTACATGGAGGCAGTGGAGGAGTAAAAAGTAGAGAAGTTAATGGAAGATTGGTGCTAGAAGGAGTGTTGCGATTATACTGGGGAGTCCAGTCAGCCATACAACTGAAAGAAGATGATGACCAACGTCTTCCCTCAAATGGCGGAGAATTGAAAACCCATAGAAAAGTCTCGAGTGGCATATTCTACCAG AATTCCAACATCTCATCGGTCGATGAGTCTGACAGTGAGGACGATTCTTTCTGTGAAAGTTCGCCAATAAATTCCAAGTCTAGCGCAGCTCCCAACGGTTCGGGGtatgagaaaaaaacgagCGTGGTTCTCGAAGCAAATGATTTAACAAAATTCAATACCGTACCATCTAAACTGGATCCTAAACAACTGAAGCGAGATGAATTAGACGAGCTTATGCAAGTAGAGAGAGATTGGAAAGATCATGAGAAACCATATCAGACTTTACCCAACAATATCTCGTTGCCTCCGATTGAA GTAGACGTAGGAACGAGCAAAGAGCCGAGTTCAACAGTTCTTGCCGCTGAAGAGGACGGAGCTTCGACAACAAAGTTCTCTGCACTGCGACGTCGACCAGGCAGGCGTTTCGATAAATCGAAACTAAGGCGACGGTGTTCCATAAATGGGCATTACTATAACAGGGAAACCAGCGTTTTCACCCCTCCTTATG GTAGTACGATGAGTGTGTGGACTACATCCCTTGTAAATACTCAGGAAGTGATTAATATGCTTCTCGATAAATACCGCGTTGAATGCCCTGCTAGTAATTTTTCCCTATTCGTTGTCAAAGATAACGGAG AACGAAGACGAGTAAAGGATGACGAATACCCATTGCTATTGCGCGTGATGCAGGGACCGGACGAAAGCGTCTCCAAACTTTTTCTAGTGGAAAGCGAGGGTGAAGGTAGTCACGAAG TAAGTGCTGCCGTTGCCCAATTTTTACGCCTCAGCGATTTTGAACTGCAATCAATTTTACGACTTTACTGCGAGGAAGAAGAACGCGAAGTGCAATCGATCAAAAATAA GCATCGGGAACTGAAACGTCGCATTAAAAAACGAATGCAGGAACTAAAAGTTAAATTATAA
- the LOC116923022 gene encoding 60S ribosomal protein L14, whose product MPFTKFVETGRVVYIAKGPDAGKVAAIIDIIDQNRALLDGPCTNVPRQARRFTELHLTSLVTKVTRGCSERALKVAWEADKITEKWLATSWARRIEKRTKRFSLNDLERFKLAKAKQARNKMVRTAFFAIRNKDTRTAKKARGRIEKLRAKSKAYGKAQKAEKKAKATKA is encoded by the exons ATG CCTTTCACCAAATTTGTCGAGACGGGCCGCGTGGTCTACATTGCAAAGGGTCCAGATGCCGGAAAGGTTGCTGCAATCATCGATATCATCGACCAGAACAGG GCGTTGTTGGATGGACCTTGCACCAATGTCCCCCGTCAAGCTCGCCGATTCACTGAACTCCATCTTACCAGCCTGGTGACTAAGGTGACAAGAGGCTGTTCAGAGCGAGCATTGAAGGTTGCTTGGGAAGCTGACAAAATCACAGAGAAGTGGCTTGCAACTTCATGGGCTAGACGTATTGAAAAGCGTACAAAG AGGTTTAGCCTTAATGATCTTGAACGATTCAAGTTGGCAAAGGCTAAGCAAGCTCGCAACAAGATGGTTCGCACTGCATTCTTCGCCATCCGCAACAAGGATACCAGGACTGCTAAGAAAGCCCGCGGACGTATCGAGAAACTCCGTGCTAAATCAAAGGCTTACGGTAAAGCCCAAAAGGCTGAGAAGAAAGCGAAAGCGACGAAAGCTTAA
- the LOC116923027 gene encoding uncharacterized protein LOC116923027, which yields MATFYQIVLGLTALIFLGTLHSANCIHCWDCNSAYDPRCGDPFDNHSIAMVDCSQMSYPHLSVKEATLCRKSTQLVNGNVRVVRSCGWLNSSNEDDGKSCFKRSGSQDVFLTHCTCFADGCNGSPGSLMPTFVLTIPVLLTVLLFSASLNPFC from the exons ATGGCTACCTTCTATCAGATCGTTCTCGGTTTAACAGCTCTCATCTTCCTCGGAACGTTGCATTCAG CCAACTGCATTCATTGCTGGGACTGCAATTCTGCATACGATCCAAGATGCGGAGATCCATTCGATAATCATTCCATCGCAATGGTCGACTGCAGCCAAATGTCTTATCCGCATTTAAGTGTTAAAGAGGCTACTCTGTGCAGGAAAAGTACCCAATTAG TCAACGGAAACGTACGCGTCGTTCGCAGTTGTGGTTGGCTCAACTCGAGCAACGAAGACGATGGCAAAAGCTGTTTCAAACGATCCGGTTCGCAAGACGTCTTCCTCACCCACTGTACGTGTTTCGCCGATGGCTGCAATGGCTCACCTGGGTCTCTGATGCCCACCTTCGTTCTAACCATCCCCGTCCTGTTAACTGTTCTTCTCTTTTCGGCTTCACTCAATCCTTTTTGTTGA